A stretch of the Pan troglodytes isolate AG18354 chromosome 20, NHGRI_mPanTro3-v2.0_pri, whole genome shotgun sequence genome encodes the following:
- the NANOS2 gene encoding nanos homolog 2, with product MQLPPFDMWKDYFNLSQVVWALIASRGQRLETQEIEEPSPGPPLGQDQGLGAPGANGGLGTLCNFCKHNGESRHVYSSHQLKTPDGVVVCPILRHYVCPVCGATGDQAHTLKYCPLNGGQQSLYRRSGRNSAGRRVKR from the coding sequence ATGCAGCTGCCACCCTTTGACATGTGGAAGGACTACTTCAACCTGAGCCAGGTGGTGTGGGCGCTGATCGCAAGTCGGGGTCAAAGGCTGGAGACCCAAGAGATTGAGGAGCCAAGTCCCGGGCCCCCGCTGGGGCAGGATCAGGGGCTGGGGGCGCCAGGGGCCAACGGGGGCCTGGGCACCCTGTGCAACTTCTGCAAGCACAACGGGGAGTCCCGCCACGTCTACTCCTCACACCAGCTGAAGACACCAGATGGCGTGGTGGTGTGTCCCATCCTGAGGCACTACGTGTGTCCCGTGTGCGGGGCCACCGGTGACCAGGCCCATACGCTCAAGTACTGCCCGCTTAACGGTGGCCAGCAGTCCCTCTACCGCCGCAGCGGGCGCAACTCGGCCGGACGCAGGGTCAAGCGCTGA